The following is a genomic window from Bacillota bacterium.
TGCCCGCGCTTGCCGCTAGTGCCGCGCTGAGCGCGAAGGTGCCAAGCCTGAGCCTTTCTATGTCCACACCCATCAGGTTGGCCGTCTCGTTGTCCATACTGCAGGCCCTCATGGCAATGCCCACCTTGGTCCTGTACACCAGCAAGTACAGGATAACCATGGTGCCAAGGGCTGTGGCGAACATGGCCAGCTGTATCATGGAAAACGTGAAACTACCCACTCTGACAGTGGAGGCCAGGATGTCCGCGGGAAATGGTCTCGGTTTGGACCCCCACACCAGCATGATAACGTTCTCCAACACGATGGCGGTTCCGAACACGCTGATAACCTGGCAATCCAGACGGGCGTGCCTGAGGGGATAGTAGGCCACCTTCTCCACCACCATTCCGAGAATAGCGGTTAACACCATGGCCAGAAGGAAGGCCAGGGTGAATCCGGTGTTCCAGGTGGCCAGGAGGGTGAAGGCAAAGTAGGCGCCGGCAGTGTAGATGGCACCGTGGGCGAAGTTGATGAGTCCAAGGACACCGTAGATGAGGGTGTAACCCACCCCTACCAGAGTGTATACGCTGCCGACGGTGAGCCCGTTAATGATCTGGTCCAGAAGCATTACCAGTCCCCCTTGTGGGCGTCTGGGCGCCCCGCACGTTCCACTGCGTCTCCCCTGGTACCCCCGAGGTGGGGCCAGGGGCACTCGTTCGCAAGATTCCGCCTCTCTAGCGCGGGACCATTGCCATGCCGGGCCGGTTATGCCCGGTCCAGCTTCGCTTTGGTGGCACCTATGTACTGCATGACTAGGGAAGCCGCCATCATAGAGGTGAGGCCAAGCACGTCCAGTGGCGGGGCGACCTCCACGATGTCCATCCCCCTGACCAGCGGATGCCGGCCTATGAGCCACGTGGCCTCCAAGGCCTGGAAGGAGGTGAGCCCTCCAGGGTTGGGAGCGCAAGTCCCAGGCGCCGCGCCGAAGTCAAGGCCGTCGATGTCGATGCTGAGGAATATGGCCTGAGTCCCTTCGGAGGCCCTGTCCAGGGCCTCTTGGACTACGGCTTCTATCCCCCGCTGGTGCACCTGGCGGGCGGGTATCACGGTGACACCCTTCTCCCGACAGTACTCC
Proteins encoded in this region:
- a CDS encoding branched-chain amino acid ABC transporter permease, which gives rise to MLLDQIINGLTVGSVYTLVGVGYTLIYGVLGLINFAHGAIYTAGAYFAFTLLATWNTGFTLAFLLAMVLTAILGMVVEKVAYYPLRHARLDCQVISVFGTAIVLENVIMLVWGSKPRPFPADILASTVRVGSFTFSMIQLAMFATALGTMVILYLLVYRTKVGIAMRACSMDNETANLMGVDIERLRLGTFALSAALAASAGTLIGIYYRMVSFNMGLSVVIKAFVVAITGGIGNIVGAFFSGLVLGQIESLGAAYVSSGYRDAFVYVVLILLLLFKPGGLFGKLTQEKV